The DNA window ACATGGCTCAGAGCGATGGGTGGCCAATCTCCGAAAGTTATAATCAGTGATCAAGATAAACAATTGAAATCAGCAATTGAAGAAGTTATGCCATATTCGCGCCATTGCTTTGCTTTATGGCATATTTTGGAAAGGGTCCCCGAAACCCTTGCCCACGTGCTAAAAAAGCACGAGAATTTCATGAAAAAGTTCAACAAGTGCATTTTCAAGTCATTGACAGATGAAGAGTTTGACATGAGGTGGTGGAAGATGGTCAGTCGATTTGAGCTACAAGAAAATGAATGGATTCATTCAATCTATGTGGACCGTAAAAAGTGGGTTCCTTCATTCATGAGGGATACATTTCTGGCTGGGATGTCCCCACATCAGCGATCGGATAGTGTGAATTCCTATTTTGACAAATACATTCATAAGAAGATCAATTTGAAAGAGTTTGTGAGACAATACGGGGCAATAATTCAGAACCAGTACGAAGATGAAGACATGGCAGACTTCGAAACCTGGCACAAACAGCCGGCACTGAAGTCGCCTTCACCTTGGGAAAAACAGATGTCGGCAATCTATACCCATGCAATATTTCGGAGATTCCAGATAGAGGTCTTGGGCGTTGTAGGATGCCATCCCAAGAAGGAAAAGGAATACGGAGGCAACACCACTTTTAGGGTTGATGATTGCGAGAAAAATGAGAATTTTGTAGTTACATGGAATGAAGCAAAGGTAGAGGTTTCTTGCTCGTGCCTAATGTTTGAATACAAAGGTTTTCTTTGTCGGCATGCAATGATTGTCCTCCAAATATGTGGTCTTTCCAGGATCCCGTCTCAATATATCCTGAAGAGGTGGACGAAAGACGCAAAAAACAAGCAAATGTTGGTTGAAGGAACTGAAAGAATCCGAAATAGGATACAGAGGTATAACGATCTATGCAAGCGTGCTATTGGATTGGGAGAAGAAGGTTCCTTGAGTGAGGAGAATTACAACATTGCTTGCCGCGCTCTAGTTGAAGCTCTGAAAAGCTGCGTAAATATAAACAACGAAAACCCTGCAGAATGCAGTAGTAACACCGGTGGACTTCGTTTTACTGAAGAAGAGGACCTGCTGCTCCCACCTGCCAAAACAATTAGGAAAAATAACACAAGCAAGAAAAGAAAGGTAAATACTTGTTACATCCGTTGAATTTCATTTCGTTTTAAATGCCTCCTTGCATTGCACAAAATCTTGTATGTGGTTTTCTGGAATAACTATTACCAAACCTGACTTTGACTTTTGCTGTTGAAACTTTTTACCCCAGACGCAGCCAGAGCCAGAAGCAGTTGCAATTGATACTCAAGACGGTTTGCAGCGAATGGTGAGCTATAAAGTTTGCAGTGTATCAAAGTGATAAAATTTAGTTGAATTTTCGACATGCCCTGAGAgtaattatatactactatttgatATGATATCATATGTTCTTGTTTTAAATTATAGGAACCTCTAAGCTCCGAGGGAATCCCTTTAAATGGATACTATGGATCTCAACAACATGTGCATGGACTGGTACGCTTTTATGCCATTGCCGTGGAAAGTTTCGTTTCTATGATGGAGTATTGTACTAAATATATGATTTTTGTGGGATGACAGTATTATCTATAAATATGACTCTTTCTTGTAATCCAGTTAAATCTGATGGAGCCACCAAATGACACATTCTACGTAGGTCAACAGACTATGCAGGGACTTGTAGGTTCACTGTCTTGCTCGTTATACATATACGTCCCAGAGTGAGTCAATGTAACATATACGATTTTGTGATTCGATTTTAGGGACAATTGCATTCCCTTGCTTCTAGCCATGATAGTTTCTATGGTGCTCAACAAAGCATGCCTGCAATGGTACTATGCTTTCATTGCCATGTCTTACAACCTCTTAACACGGCTACTTAGAAGAGTAATTATCTTGTGCTGTTTCTTTTCAGGGGCACTTGGATTTTAGACAACCGACATACACTTATGGCATTCAGGTAACTTGCAACACCGATATACTGAAAAACATACTAATCACTTCACGAAATACTTTCACATTTTATAACTCGATTTTTGCAACGTGCATATTCAGGATGAGCAAAGTATTAGACCAGCACAGCTGCCTGGTACGGCTAGACATGCTTGAGAATGTTCTACATTTATGACGAGGTTTCTCCTTTTTGAACTTGCTGTTGCAATTATGTATATACAGTATAATTTAGCAACTCAAAAAATCTCCACAACTAACCTCCTAAGCAACCACAGCTTATGTTTGTTGCAAGTTATTAGGTAAAAAACTGTGAGTTGGAGATTTGTGATCAGTATTTCATCTTACGTTTCTCTTCGGTGTGTTTTCTCTTAGAAAGTTGTTAGAAAATCCTGCTAGATAAACAACATGGAGTAGCTCTTCTGAGAGAGAAGCCATGAGTAGAGCCTTGAATAGTCAGCCTTTTGCAATTTGGTTAATTTAGATATATGATTGGAACACTTGATGAATTAAATTCATAAGGCCGAGGCATTGCCCATCATCATTtcatcaatcaatctcttgtAAGCATAACTAGATTCACCTTCAACCAGTGTTGTGAAAATCGCGCTCGGGGCGATCAAAGCGAGACTGTAATCGCCCCGATGCGGCGGGGTCGTGCGAGATCCGTGGAGTGACGGTGGGGCGCGCCTGGGTCGTCTGGGTCGCCGGCGGATCCATATAGTTAAAttaggtggaaaagaattcttaCAGAACAGCCAGCGGGAGAGGGAAGAGGACGCCGGCGGATCCGGCGACCGGCGTTAGACAGTCGGGATGGGCGTTTTCGCcaagagggagaagagagaTCTAGGATTATTTTTTCCCCAAATTGAAaagaatgaaatgaaaagagagagatagagaccGATGAGGTGAGGAAGTGTAGTGTTGGGCCTTTCTCTTTTATCTGTTTTTGGGTCTCTTAAAATTAAAGGTGTGGACCAAGTTTAATTTTAATGTTGGGCTGATGACTAATTTTAAAAGGAACTTAGGCCTAGAACCTTTAAAGAAAGAATGGACTAAATGGTTTTCAAGGATGGGCCTGCTGTGCCTATATACTCGTGGGCTCTCCTAAGTCGTTCGTATAATTGATGTTAAGTAATGGTTCGCTAATTAATTCTGCGATGACAAATAAACCTCGGATTTATTTTATTGCTTGAATAAATTACACGAAAAATAATACTCTCAAAGTTAATGAAATGATATCTTAATCTTCCACACTAAATTAAATCTATTGAGTGATATTGATGAAAGTAACGAATGGTTACTTGGTAGGATGCAGGATGAGGATAATGATCTTGATGATTTGGtgtttgatgatgatgatcttCGTTGGATGGACGTTGGTAGAGCTTCTGGAGCGTCGGAAGCAGTGTACCATACTAGAGGTAGCACAAGCACAAGAGAACAAGCCTCAAGCTCTATGCGTGCTTATACTCTTGTGGATAATGAAGATGATAGTGAAAATATTAATTTGGTTGTATCCGATGAAGGAGAAGAGGACTTACCTCTGAGTGATGAtgatattatttagttaattattttatgttttgcaactttttttggaactttgatgattttttataataaaattcagttatttagttatgttatgttgtttaaaaatttatatttttcgtctaatcatctttttttaatatggagtaataatgtatgtagatttatttgatgtgataaaacattcaagcaacaaacttataaaagagacacaaatataatcatcattcggctattctggcgccccgattcgtgggtctCTCGCCCCGTTGCCCCGCGACCCGGGGTCCCCCCTCATCGCCCAGGGGCGCCCCGCGACTCTAACAACACTGCCTTCAACACAGTCATTCTAATATCTAACCAACTCCActgtcattttcttttctttttttggaaaaataatcaTGTTTCAACGCCTCATCTATTTTCAGATATCCTACTTTAGTGCAtgtaatactaataaattaaatcacGTCGTTAACAATTTCTATCACGCCATTAGGTTTATGATAACTACGTCTTGATCAGCACTTAGCcacgtttttaatttttttttttgacgcATTTATTTCTGGTGTGCTGTGGAAGTCGAATAATAGCGTAAAATTATtaacaatatttatatatagtgtGAATGCTGGTATGTAATTTTGCAGTATAAATGTTAAATACCTTTAGAAGAGAGACAATTCATGCACGGAcgagaaaattagaaaattcaaattcataCAGATCCATCTATTTTTCTCcatgataattaatttataataatttttattattatattgtatAAGTAGTGTGGTATAAATCATcatctttaattttataaaaaataaatatcgcAACGGTCACTTTTGAGTTACATACTTGAGGCAAGAGTCCAAGATAATTGTTTGCAGTCATTTACTTTGTGCATGGTAATTAATTTTTGCCTCAAATCCAACGGCCTAATCCAAATTCCAATGTCAGTCAATATCTTATTCAATCTTCAACACATGTAAACAGAACACACTGTATTTCAGTTATTGTTTTTTCAACTTTCAAATTGCATCTACAACAAATGGCCAAAATCaaatacttaaatttgaaactagattaaataaaatattcgtAATGCATTGTAATCGAATGCTCACGATAAAACATATCAcagtttaaaataataataatactaccaAAAAATACAACTGAAAGAAAAAATGATCTGAGTAAGATCAAGATTCAAGAATAACATAATAAATTATGAATGATCGAAATCTAAATTCGAATTTTTCTTCATTCTCTTCTTAAAATGATGAGCTGCACCCTTCATCACTTTAGCCAATCCCTacacacaaaaaaatatcaccatccccttaattataaaaatcataGTATTATAACTTAGTAAGCCTACaatttaacaaataaaattgaaactttcatattataaacttttaCTACAATCTATAAGGTACAAACAAACGAGAAGTTGTACCGTGGGACTAGCTGAGGGGTGGCGCCACCGGAGAAAACCTGAAgacctccgcctccgcctcttcatCTTGGTGCATCTGCTTACATTGTTAAGCACAGCATCGGTGAACTTCCTCTTAATTTTCCCAGCAATTTTCTTGGTGTTTTCAAGCATGCCCACTTCTTCATAAGCGAGCTTTCTTGAaacgccgccgctgccgcctgcGCGGGGGAGGAGAGGGGACCAAATGGAGCTCTGGGCGTAGTTGAAGTCGAAGGCGGAGTTGTCGGGGAACTTGTAGAGGAGGTCATTCGACATGGAAAATTCGAGATACTCCACTACCATTAAGAGTGGCGGCGGAGCGCCGTCGCAGGAGATCAGAGGCATCGGAGTTTCGAGGTGAAAAATAGTGATGGGTTTTTTAGTTGTCAAGAAAGAACACAGAAATGTTGTCTTAAATTATATCGGTTGAAGTAGCCGTTAGAGGTTTTGGACTATTGTGGCAGAATATGTACATTACATTCGTATTAAATATTGTCCACACCAAATGTTTTTCTGTGAGAATACTAATAGTtgatcccaaaaatatggcattGTCTCGTGATTTGGATCCACTATTCTTACTAATATTTTTGAATTGATCGTGtatggtgattaatatctatgGTTTGGTGAAATTGTTTCACtagtaattaatttgattttacttAAAGATAGTAAGTAAGAAAAGTTAGACTGAACCCAGAACCAATACGCAGTCCAAAAATCATAGATTCGGCCACCAAACCTAATCAACACTAAGGAATCACGAAGTACTCTCAAATAGTATATACTCCACTTGTTAGGATTCATGTCGTCATCTAATGATATACTACAACGAAAATTATGAACATGAAACAAATCTATATTCACCATtaatattgcaagttgagcgtTTAATCAAACATATAGTTATACGTTTGGGTTACTTGATTCTAGTGTTTGATCAAATCTACACTTGAATGAATATTTTAGTGTTGCTAATTTTATccatttataatgtaattttaaAGATAAATCATTGAATcgaacaaaaaaattaattaattgtttttattatcTTAAACATCAAATATATACACTCATTATATTCACACAAAACTAAATACTATTCCGATTTCTAATAACATTGTTGATACTAATTTTGTTAGCAAAAGAAGGCCTTAACATAAAACTTGACTCCGacaaaaaattactaaaattaCCATACAACTTTTATTTGGATGCTCAAGTACCAATCGAATCAATTGATTAGTGATTACAATGAAAAAATATACCCTCCAAATTTAAAATAAGTAAGTATtcatttgttttaaattttaatgtacaTCTAATTTTGTGAGAGAGACGAGAAAATGGTACGTGAAAATTTGTGACAAATAATACCCTAATCGAATTCAAACGGTCAAACATaccaaaaattaatactactatacaaCCGACAGAAAAATTGATCTGAGTTAGATGAAGATTCAAGAATCCATCAAGAAATTATGAACAATTGAAACACAAATTCGATTTTTTCATGTGCATCACTTTAGCCGGAGAAACCCTGAGTCGGTGAATTTCCTATTGATTTTTCCAGCAATTTTCTTGGTGTTTTTAAGCAACcccacttcttcttcttcttcttcaaaagTGAGCTTTCTTGAAACGCCGGCGCCGCAGTGTGGGGGGAGCAGAGGGGACCAGATGGAGCTCTGGGCGTAGTTGAAAATTTCCAAGGCGGAGTTGTCGGAGTCGTTCGACTTGGAAGGGCCGAGATACTCCACAACCGTAAAGAGTGGCAGCGGAGCGCCGCCGCAGGTGATCACAGGCATCGGAAGTGGCGGAGATGAAAATTTGTGATTAGGCGGTTTTTACTTGTCGAGAAAGAGTAGAGCAATTGAATTTGGAAGAGACACTAGCCATTATTTATAGGGTTTGGACCGCTGGCGTTGAAAGACCAGACCAATGtccaaaataatttttaataccTCTCTCTCCCAAATATTGACACACTCAATCCGAcctgagttttaaaaaatgtaatggaaagtgaattgaaagagttagtggagtgtgagtcatatttttatatattagttttataataaaatgtgagtaggaatgaattagtgaaatatggtgtccactataaaaattgtaaaaatgaaatgaaataaactTTAGagaacggacgaaaatggaaaaatgaaacaAACTTTTACATAGATAAGTAGTGGAGTACTAATTTTTGCTCactctcatttttcttttatttattcaaCAAAATTAGTACTCCGTAACACCTACAtccctaattaatttattttcaatattaatCATCAGTCATGCATGtccactttatattttttaaataattacgtATAATACTAAGTATGGACTTCAATAATGTAcagtaggagtactatataaaatatgtaaatacaTCATATAATatctataaaattaatttgaaaattctactcttaatttaaaaaatctacTTTATAAATGTTTTTACTTCCTCTGCGAATAGAGTTTCggttcattttttaaaaatacacgAGTAAAACTCATATATCattaatattttcatttatttttcctAACATTTGCTTAAACTCGTACCACCACGTCAGAAACAAATAAAACTTCTACTCGAATATGGTAAATATTTGGTAGTAGTTTAtatttgattaaataaataagttgATGATTTTATGTATATCGGGGGTTTACCGCTTAAAACTATCCACCTCAACTCCCAGATCTGCCGCCCCAGCTATGGCCGTCCGCCGCCGTATCATTACGTCCATCTCGTCTTCCACCTTCAGTTGCAATTGGTCGCGCTGCATATCCTCTTCCGCCACAAATTCGCCTCCTCTTATATACGATTACtccaataattcctcaaccaccgccgccgccgatcAATCTGTCACCCTCCAGCTCCTCTCATGGGGTCGCGGCGCCTCTGGCCAGCTCGGTGGTGGAATCGAGGAAACCAGGATATATCCGGCGCCCCTATGCACCATCATTGCCCCACCTAATTTCTCCCTATCTCGCTCAATACCCGGCCGTCTCCCCCAGCTCAGTGATGGCGAGCCGCCATTGGAGGTCGGGATTTCTTGCGGGTTGTTCCATTCGGGTCTGCTGGTGGACGGAAAGCTGTGGATTTGGGGGAAAGGTGATGGCGGCAGGCTTGGATTCGGCCATGAAACCTCGGTTTTTGTTCCTGCACGGAACCCTAATGTGGAATCTGATGTGAGAAGCATTGCTCTCGGCGGCCTCCATTCCGTCGCGCTCGATGTCCTTGGCCGCGTATTTACTTGGTCAGTGCATATTTTActgttgggtcgtgataccgccgatctcacacacgcacgaacgaggaaataaagcacgcaaacgatataacgtggttcggtgataatccacctacgtccacggagaagatgaccggaatcttattgacgaactctttacaattacaacgaactcacactcacactctaccgctcacaactGCTTGCTATCTTGAGATTTAATCTCTctgagtgtgtgtatatggtgtaattctgctctctcactactgagctctatcgagctatttatacaagatgcaatcaagaaataaaatccaactaactctatttcccaaagttagttataaccgctgctcggctaaaaccgaactgccattcttggttagcaaccgaactgcatttctcggctatcaaccgaactgcctttctcggctatcaaccgaactgcctttctcggctagctcaaagccgagctttatttcttgatctcttctcggagctgccgaggctccaccactcgatcacaaccggactcaaagccgagcttcatttccgagctcagaagccgagctccagtagtttgcatggacacactttcacaaatctccaccttgtccttgcaaaactccatcaatatctggattcccttctcaatccttgttacaagcttcaacactccacaatctcaaccaacttcaaacaatgtttgaatttcgaagttggcagagattttgtcaacatgtctgatgcattttcttcggtaggaactttcaccacattgatctttccactttgaatctcatctctgatgaagtgtctcctcacatctatatgcttcgacctctcatggaacatttgatgttttgctaaACATATAGCCGAGTTGCTGTCACAGTTAATCTTCACTGCTCCCAGCTTCATTCCTAGATCTTGTAGTATCCCTTGCAGCCATTTTCCTTCCTTTGCAGCCTCTGTTAGCGCAATATACTCAGCCTCGGTCGTAGACAATGCAACCACAGACTGTAGATTTGATTTCCAACTCACTGCTGTGCCAAATAACGTGAATATGTAGCCACTTTGGGATTTTCTGTTGTCCAAGTTGGCAGCATAATCCGAATCACAAAATCCCTCAAGAACTTCATCCTTTTCAGACCAGGCTCCACCACCAAACTTCAAACCAATCATTACAGATCCCTTTAGATACTTCAAGATCCATTTCAGCGCGGCCCAGTGCTCTCTGCCCGGGTCAGCCATGTACCTACTGGCCACGCTTATAGCATGAGCaacatccggccttgtacaaatcatcaagtacatcacaCTGCCCACTATATTCGCATAGGGTATCAGACTCATTTCCCTTCTAGCTTCATCTGTCTTTGGCTCTTGTTCTTTGCTAAGTTTGAAATGGCCTGCCAATGGAGTGGAGACTAACCTTGCATCCTTCACTTGATACTTTTCTATCACCTTCCTGATGTAATCAGCTTGAACCAACCTCAGCTCCCTTTTTCCTCTGTCTCTGATGATATCCATCCCTAGGATCCGCTTTGCCTCCCCaaggtctttcatttcaaacttcTGCTTCAGTTCCTTCTTGACAATCTGCAGCTCATTCTTGCTAGATCCAGCCAACAGgatgtcatctacatacagcAATAAGTAGGCAACTATCAGATCTCCCTTTCTCTTGATATATACACAGCTATCAAAGTttgatctctcaaaatccatcagCTCCATCTGCTCATGGAatttcttgttccactgcctactactttgcttgaggccatataggctctttttcagcaagcaaactttcttctcctctccagGTTTCTCAAAGCCTTTAGGCTGCATCATGTAGattgtttcctctagatctccatgtaaaaaggctgtcttcacatcgagttgatgcagctcccagttaaaatgagcagtcatggccaacaagatccgaatggaagtatgtttcaccactggagagaacacctctgtgtaatcaattccctccacttgtgtgaaccccctagcaaccagccttgccttaaaacgtatgctttcaacctcccccacctctacCTTCTTTTTGAACAAccatttgcaactgatcagTTTCTGTATCCCTGGATCAATCACCAAAACCCAAGTTCCATTTTTCAATAGGGACtcaatttcttcttccatggccttgatccatttctgactttccttgcaactcatggcttcttcataggtcGAGGGCTCTGAAAACATGAGTACTTCTGCTACAcatagagcaaagaagctcatatCATAATCTGAAAACCTACTAGGCAAGCCTGCATTCCTCCTCGGATTCCTTCTAATTTCCTGACTTGCAGCAGCTTGCTCCATTGGTGGATCATGATCACTCACATCCTGAGCTGGTTGAGGATTAAgtactccaccttcttcttgattttctgtaaTATCAGCATCCTCATCTGTACCTGTCCCACCAGATCCTTCACCAAACTCAAAGCTCTGCATACTAGAGCTGCTGCCACCATCAGAGGCTCTTCCATTTTTCTTGAATGGCATTTCTTCTTCATTGAATATTACATCTCTGCTCACTATAACATTCTGACCTTCTCCATCCAAGTTCCACAATCTGTATCCCTTCACACCATCTTGGTATCCTAACATTGCACATTTCTTGGCTCTTGGTTCTAATTTATTCTGCCTTATATGTGCATAAGCTGCACATCCAAAAATCTTCAATGCAGAATAATCTCCCAAGCtcccataccatctctgatctgGGGTCTCATCAGAGATTGCTGAAGAAGGACACTTATTGATGAGAGCAGCTGCAGTAGAAACGGCCTCTGCCCAAAActtctttggcattccagaatAAAATAGCATACATCTCACTTTCTctagcaatgtcctattcattctctctgCCAACCCGTTTTGTTGGGGGTTTCTTGGCACTGTCCTATGTCTCCTTATTCCCTTCTCCTTACAGAAGCTATCAAATTCAGTAGACAGAAACtccatgccattatcagtcctaAGATATTTCAGCACTGACCCTTTCTCATTCTCATATCTAGCATGCCATTCTCTAAACTTCTCAAATGCTTGGGACTTCTCTTTCAGGATATATATCCATACTTTTCTTGAataatcatctatgatggagatgaaatacttacctccacctatggattcagtTGGAGATGGCCCCCAAaggtcactgtgggcatacacaaaGGGTGCGGTTGAAGTGTGCTTCCCACCAGTGAATGGCAGCTTCTTCGCCTTTCCAAGAATGCAAGATTCACACTTACTCAGTTTCTCTGATGTACCTAACTTCATCACACCACGTTTTGCCAGCTGcctgatgcccttttcacccACATGTCCCAGCCTAGCATGCCAAATATTAAGATTCTCTGACTGAGCAACATTCACTGCATCAACCACTGTCTCTCCCAGCAAGTAGTACAAGCTATTCT is part of the Salvia splendens isolate huo1 chromosome 6, SspV2, whole genome shotgun sequence genome and encodes:
- the LOC121808471 gene encoding protein FAR-RED IMPAIRED RESPONSE 1-like isoform X5 — translated: MVDFEDNVEGGEQSIASNVVDIVDAAKSREGQVSSSSRRDAGGIEGDTFEPHDGIEFDSHEAAYSFYQEYAKSMGFTTSIKNSRRSKKTKEFIDAKFACSRYGVTPESESGVSRRPSVKKTDCKASMHVKKKRDGKWYIHEFVKEHNHELLPALAYHFRIHRNVKLAEKSNIDILYAVSERTRKMYVEMSRQAIVSQNCCLTKNEFDHQFDRGRFLALEEGDAQVVLEYFVQIQKENPCFFYAIDLNEDQRVRNLFWVDAKSRKDYATFNDVVFFDTSYTESSEKMPIALFLGVNHHFQPMMLGCALLADETKPTFVWLIKTWLRAMGGQSPKVIISDQDKQLKSAIEEVMPYSRHCFALWHILERVPETLAHVLKKHENFMKKFNKCIFKSLTDEEFDMRWWKMVSRFELQENEWIHSIYVDRKKWVPSFMRDTFLAGMSPHQRSDSVNSYFDKYIHKKINLKEFVRQYGAIIQNQYEDEDMADFETWHKQPALKSPSPWEKQMSAIYTHAIFRRFQIEVLGVVGCHPKKEKEYGGNTTFRVDDCEKNENFVVTWNEAKVEVSCSCLMFEYKGFLCRHAMIVLQICGLSRIPSQYILKRWTKDAKNKQMLVEGTERIRNRIQRYNDLCKRAIGLGEEGSLSEENYNIACRALVEALKSCVNINNENPAECSSNTGGLRFTEEEDLLLPPAKTIRKNNTSKKRKTQPEPEAVAIDTQDGLQRMEPLSSEGIPLNGYYGSQQHVHGLLNLMEPPNDTFYVGQQTMQGLGQLHSLASSHDSFYGAQQSMPAMGHLDFRQPTYTYGIQDEQSIRPAQLPG
- the LOC121808471 gene encoding protein FAR-RED IMPAIRED RESPONSE 1-like isoform X1 — protein: MVDFEDNVEGGEQSIASNVVDIVDAAKSREGQVSSSSRRDAGGIEGDTFEPHDGIEFDSHEAAYSFYQEYAKSMGFTTSIKNSRRSKKTKEFIDAKFACSRYGVTPESESGVSRRPSVKKTDCKASMHVKKKRDGKWYIHEFVKEHNHELLPALAYHFRIHRNVKLAEKSNIDILYAVSERTRKMYVEMSRQAIVSQNCCLTKNEFDHQFDRGRFLALEEGDAQVVLEYFVQIQKENPCFFYAIDLNEDQRVRNLFWVDAKSRKDYATFNDVVFFDTSYTESSEKMPIALFLGVNHHFQPMMLGCALLADETKPTFVWLIKTWLRAMGGQSPKVIISDQDKQLKSAIEEVMPYSRHCFALWHILERVPETLAHVLKKHENFMKKFNKCIFKSLTDEEFDMRWWKMVSRFELQENEWIHSIYVDRKKWVPSFMRDTFLAGMSPHQRSDSVNSYFDKYIHKKINLKEFVRQYGAIIQNQYEDEDMADFETWHKQPALKSPSPWEKQMSAIYTHAIFRRFQIEVLGVVGCHPKKEKEYGGNTTFRVDDCEKNENFVVTWNEAKVEVSCSCLMFEYKGFLCRHAMIVLQICGLSRIPSQYILKRWTKDAKNKQMLVEGTERIRNRIQRYNDLCKRAIGLGEEGSLSEENYNIACRALVEALKSCVNINNENPAECSSNTGGLRFTEEEDLLLPPAKTIRKNNTSKKRKTQPEPEAVAIDTQDGLQRMEPLSSEGIPLNGYYGSQQHVHGLLNLMEPPNDTFYVGQQTMQGLGQLHSLASSHDSFYGAQQSMPAMGHLDFRQPTYTYGIQDEQSIRPAQLPGCRMRIMILMIWCLMMMIFVGWTLVELLERRKQCTILEVAQAQENKPQALCVLILLWIMKMIVKILIWLYPMKEKRTYL